From the genome of Brassica oleracea var. oleracea cultivar TO1000 chromosome C4, BOL, whole genome shotgun sequence:
ATGTTAAATCTTAACATTCTAAACCGGTAAAAAAAAACGATTAATTACATTAAACATTACCGTTATTATTATCATCATCACCCCACAAGTCCGTCATTACAGAACCGTCATCAACATTCTGCAAACAAGTGAGAATCATTTGAATATAAGCTCCCAGGAAGAAAAAAAAGACAATACAGCTTCAGTTCAGATCTATAAAGGTCACACCTTTTGAGCTTGTTTAAAAGTTTTGCTTTCCACAACGTTTGTCTTCTTCTTGCTAATCTTCGACTTGGGTTTCGAAGACGACACGACCTGGACAAAAGGGTTCTTCTTTAAAACACTGTCGCACCGGAGAGCCTTCTCTCTGTGTTTCTCAATCTTCCGTTTCACCGGAATGTCTGATCTTAAAAAAAAAAACCATAATAAAAATTAAAACTTTCGTGAATATTCTAACAACCCATCAAATTTTATCAAGCGGGTGAGAGGGAAAACCATGAGATTTGTCGACGTGGAAGAGATCCTCGCTTGGAGCGGCGGAGAGGTTTCCGCCGGAGAGAGCGTCTTTGGTTGATTTCTCGAAGAAATCTTCGATGTCCTCGGTGCTTATGTTAGCTCTCCATGCTTTTTTGCCTTTCCTTGAAGTCTTTGACCTGTTACCCATCTGGCTATCTCTCTCTCTCTCTCTCTCTGGTTGTGTCTCGCGGCGGCGGCGACGAGGTTGGTTCAGTAACGGAAGAGAAGACCGAAAGGTGTGTGCTTGAAGAAGAGGACACTAAGGGTAGGGCTTTAGAAAGAAACATAATGGGCCTTAAGTGGCTTTAATGGGCCCATCGTTTGATTTATTTATTTTTCTATTTAAAACCTTTGGTTGGATTTTGATTCTAAACCTTTGATTCATAATGATTTTTCTTTTTTTGGGAAAAGATTCATAACAATAAATATAGAACACCACACAAAATTAGTCGTGAATTTCTTATTTTTTCTGATATGTAAATTACATATTTAATGATATGTAAATTTCGGTCTTATCAATCTATCATATTACCCATATGTCCCAAATAATTATAAGTTGACTGGAACTTCAGCTTTTGTTTACAAAGTCCCTTTGTATTCTCATTTCTGTAAAGTCTTCATCCTAAGCTAGTATTTGTCTACTCCTGTTATAGATTAAACAAATGTTCTCCCTCCCATTTTCGTGGGATTCCAGCAAGTAAATTATGTGAAAACAACTTAATTATAATTAGTTTATAAGTCTACAACTAGACATGCAAACGTCACGTCGTCGCGCATATATGTAAAAACATGTGTACGTAGTCATAATTAATTGAATATTAGAAGCGTATTTTGTTTCTACAGTATTCTGATGTATAAACATGAGGATGTAAATGATTGAGCAATGTCTATTATTTGATCAGATACTATACAAAAATCGAAAATAAAAGATATTTTAAAATTAAATAAAATGAGTGATGTTTGATAGCACAAAGCCGCCCCCGTGACCTAATTCCCATTTGATTCTTTTGTCACATTCAAGAGGAGAGTGGGGTAGATCAAATTGCTAAACCCTGACTACAACATATTATTGTAAATTCTTCTTAACATATGTTCAATATTATTTTGTCTTTTTGGTCTCTTCTAAATCCCACGTATGGTCCATCCAATGTTTTTATATCTTGGAGTTTAATTAATGACTCGACCTTAACATTGATGTGCCAACATGAAGAAGAAACTACAACGATAGACTATAATTATTTTGTCAACTAATTCGATTTCATAAAATTATTTTATCAATTACTTATATAAAAAGATGTTATATGCCTTCCATTTGTTTCATAAGTATATTAAAAGTGGTAATAATCAGCCTATTATTATATTTTACAAAAAGGTTAATAAATATACAGTGATTTTACATCCAAACAAAATATACAGTGATGTTAACACACCCGATCAAGTGAAGACACTACAAAAAAAAATTATTTAGCATCATCTATTTTATATTTTGTATTACTATAAATTATGTAATTTTTTTTGCATCACTTATATGAATGACTTTGAAAGTGGTGATCATATTGAATTGATGCCAAATAATTTAATAAAAATCAACTTCTTATAAATGCGATAAATATATTTATATATACATATTTATCTCATTTATAAATATGTGATTTAAAATAGTCACTTAATTTGTATAAATTAAGTGATACAGTTCACTTCATTTTTGTAGTGAGATTATAGAAGTTATTCAGAGGACTGACAAATGCTATTAATTTGAATATATACTGATTACAGTTTTTTAAGATATATTATTTTAAAAAAGTGTCCCAGATATAAAAGTTGTATTTTAGTGAATTTTTATTTTTCAATAAGAAATATTAATTAACTAATGGTATAAACAACAGCTTTAGGAAATTTATGTAATAACATATATATATAGTTAATTTGACCCAATATTTTAACATTTTATCAAGACTTTTGTTTTAGTATGCAGTATTAATTGTTCTAAGACTAGTACATCTGTATTATTCAAAATTTTAATGTTCTTGTAAAAAATATTATTTATATGAAAGTGCTGTTGTAAAAATTGATGTGAAAACATGTGACTGAACAAATCTTTTAATATTAAGATGATGTGAAAACATGTGACTGGATCAAATTAGTATGATGTAGAAACATGTGACTCGATCATACTAATTTGAATGATTTATAGTATTAATTGAGATTTGAATGAAAGAAAGATAGCTTACCAAATGTGTGATGGTAATGTCAAAATGTTGATTTTTGTGCTCTTAGTTAAAACTCTTTTTAGTATTGTCTGTATAGAATTTTTTTAAATAAAAATTAGAATATCTGAACATTGATTATGAATATTAGGGATATTTAATAGTCTGAATACTAAAAAGGTTATACGATGTATGTCTAGAATTCTCATCTGCAAAATGATAAAACGTTTGCTTGAAATGAGAAGTATGCATCTAAGATTATAACAATTAAACGAATACAATTGTTTTCAGTTTTTTCTATGAAGGGGATAACCAATCTAAACTCTAGAATCTAGATTGGTGTGTAGTTATGTTAGCCTTAGTTGTATGATGTATTTGACCATTAAATCTATACTTGTAAAATGCTAACATTTCTGGTAATTATGTTAAATCACCAAAAGTCTCAATAATATAAGTCTTGATATTTATGTTGATGACAAAAAAAAAATTCTTGATATTATGGTGATATAAAATATTTGATGCATATGCGTCCTTCTCAGTACAAAAATATCGTCAAATTGATTTAAAAATTAATAGATTATACTCTTTGCTTGTGTTTATAATAATAAGTAATACGTAATAACCTCCATAGTGGTGGTTCATAAATCGAACGTATAAATTTACAAGTACAATCAGAATCCTTTTCCTAATACGTAGGAAACCAAACCAATGATCGTTTTCCGAGTGGAACATTAATCTATGAATATGGATCTCGTTATTTTTTTTTTTTGCTTATATCATAATTTTAAGGGTATATCGTAGAAACAAATCGATACTAAAATCAATAGTTCGGGCAAGGAAATATTGATTCATATGGGGGAGAAGACAAAAGAGGTATAGCTGTCACGAACACGAGACTCTTTTACATAAACTAATAGATAATATGGAATAGGAAAAAAAAATATTTTACTTGTCTTGCTAAAATGATCATTTCTAAGCCAAAAACTTTTCGAAGTGAATCGATGACAAGGTAACTCTTTGTAGCCATTAGAATTCAGATGTAGATAGCGACCCTCTATATATAAGAAACAAATGTAATCTCACACATATTTTAATTTCCAATCGGTATTTTCTATAACAAGAAAACCAATAGCATCACGATTGTAGATAATACTTACTTGATATCTACAGTGTTAATACCAAAAAGAAAGTTATACAGTATACATAATTTATAGCATAGTCTTGATTGTGTTGCCTGATTTTACCTTGAAATATATTTTTATGTAATATTTTTTCTGCTATTTTAATAGAAAGCCTTTTTCAATATATATATACATATACCTTTTCTAAGGGTATTCATAGTAATATACTAATATCTTACAAAGCAAAATTTATGGTTAATTAACAATTTTAAATAGTTTCTTGACAATGAAATGTTATCTACTGACTTCATAAATAATATTTTTTTTTACGTCGAAAGGTCATTTTATTACTCAAGTTAGAGGTGACATGGGTAACCAGACTGGAATATAACAACCAATAAAAAGTAATTCACTATGGAAAAATCTTGCAGTTTTAACTAATCTGATTGCGCGCTCTCATACATGAGTGATGCTGAAGTCCGGAAAGCATATTTGAAGCGTCTTTATCCTTTCTAATTCCGTCGCAAAGCTTGGCCAAGCATGATGTTCTTTTATCATTGCGATCAGGTCCTTAAATAATAATATTATAAGATACTATAATATAAATCTCATATGGGGAGGAATATTGGTCCTTAGATACATTTGAGTACTGAACTTTATTATTCGATATTAATTCGTAAGTAAATATTTTCAACAATATATCTAACCAAAGACATGGGTCTTGGCGTAGACGAGAGGTGCAGAAAATCAAGGCTGCATTTTGCTTGAAACCCTAAATTAAAGAAAAGAAACATATAGTGTAGAGAAGGAAGAAGAGGAGAGAGAATAGTTGAATGTCTACATGAACTAATCTACAGACTTGAGAGAGAAGGGTTTGATGAAGCAACGGGACTTGTGTGTAGAGTGTTGTTTTGTTGTGATGATTAATTGGCACACATGTGAATTGGTGGGTACGTTTGTTTGTCCGTCTCCTATATAGACAATTTTCTACATCCCTATATCGATATCAATGCTAATCTATCCAAACTTATGTACTTGTATCTAAACGCTTACATATATGCAAAACTTAGTACATACACATTAGTGTGTAGAGCATATTGATCTAACGTAAAAGATGCGTTTTTAATCTTCAGATTGATCCATGATCCATCAAATCATTCTGTACGTAACGGGAATGCAAACTGTTAGGCATCAAACTATAAATGATAAGTGTTTTGAAAGACGGTGACTTTACATTGGTGTTTGTTCATAAATATGATCTATATATGCATAGATGCACATTTAAAGATATATATATATATATATATATATATATATATATATTAAAAAGAGAGATGTTATACGTAGTATATACGGCATGCATATACAAAGACGTATACATAGCTATAGAGGGAGAAATAACATGATAGAGAGGACAAGGAGAGAGGATGATATATACGTGTGGGTTTGTGTTCATAAAGATCCCCGTGAGGCGTGTTTGGAGGCATTCCAAAATCACAACTAACATTCTTTTGTTTGCTTTTATCCTCTCCTTCACTTCTTTCGATGCTCCCAAACTTTTATTTTCTTAAAAGAAAAATTGATTTCACAATACTAGTTCCTCCCCTATATATCACGAGCTCATCATTCCCTTTCTTGCCATTTTTTTTACTTTCATTCTCTCTTCAAGTATCCTATTAACATTATTCAGACTAGTGCATAGATATATAACGGGAATCTAGTCAACCCAGGTTGAAATGATTTTGTTGTTGCAATGATCATAACGAATTGGATGTAATGGTACTTTGCATCTCTATAATTCGCGATTGAATAGAAATTGCATCCACAAGTGAGAGATGCTTATGTCTTTTTCCCAATATAATTTGATGTCCCAAAGGAAAGGTGAATGCATTTATTTTGATTATAATTTGTAGCTGAATGATTAGTCAAAAAAAAATATATACGTGATAAAGTCCAATTTTATATCATTACTTATTACACGGATTGGAATAATATATCATATCATTAAGTATATAAATGGAGTTTTGTAATTATATATCTTTATCGGTTTCCAAAATTTCAAAGCTGGCTATAGTTGTAATCAATTATCGCGATTTTGCTTGGAGGTGTTAGAATAGTATGTAGACAAAGAAGAAGATAAAACACGTAAATATGTTAAAAGTATATAATATAGATAGATATAGTGCAATGGTAAAGTATTTTCATCACAGCGATAGTTCACCGCCAATAAGTAGTGTTACAATATTCACGTTGCTAGGTAAGGGTACGGACACGTATATATGTATATTTATACGTATTTACATGATCGTATAAATATATATTGTAAATAAAATACTCATAATGCATATCGTAAATTAATCAATATACAATATGTATTTATATAAGAAAACAAAATAAAAATAGGGTCGAATATTAAATAGGATATCGTATATTGAGACATAGAGGCAAGCAAGTAATTCACGAGATACAAAACGGAGTTGTCCGTATATTATATTTTGTAGCGATCAAGAGAGACTAAGGCAGACATGTGAGAGAGGAAAGGATCCTATATACAATTTAATCTAAGATCTCTGCTTCCTCCTCATATATATACTGCATATACACACATAGTTCCCCTATATCGAAGAGAGTAGAAATCAACCAAGAAAGCTCAATACGAAAGGAAGAGGCTTATAATATCAAGCATACAAGAAGAATGGATCCGAGGGAAAAGAAGAGAGGTTCTTTGAAAGAGAAGTTTCAATTGCTTCGTTCAATCACTAATTCTCATGCTGTAATTAATATTCACCCCCTCTCTCTCTCTCTCTTCTTTTTTATTGTGTCCCATGGAGATAAACGCACATGCACACACAAAACACATGAATTCAGTCTTACTCGATCTATATTTGATTTTTTTCACTCAGTCACAATTTTGTCCCGTAAGGTCATTTTCGATATTGGGTATGTGAATCTCTTGGATCTTCGATATATATCTATTTCTTGGGTGATTACTTTATCTTCTTTTAAACACATATAAGAACGCATATTATTGCAAACAAGATGTATATGACAATCATGATCGATAGATGAAACGGAGATGATTTTTTTTTGTAACCTCTAATAGTGTTTTTCGGATGATGTATATGCTGCTAATATATGTCACACGCCCTTTTTAATGACAGGAAAACGATACATCGATCATAATGGATGCTTCTAAATATATCAAAAAGCTTAAGAAGAAAGTTGAAAGGTTCAAGGGAGACACTACCGCAGGGCAATCTTCAAGCGAGCCCACGGATCCCACCATACCAATGGTATAAACAATCAAACATACACTCTGTAACCATTAATTATATATACACATAAGTACGCATGTGAATGTGAGAGATTCATTAAGAGGTTTTATTTATTTATAGGTAACAGTGGAAACCCTAGAAAAGGGTTTTATGATAAACGTATTGGCAGGGAAGAATCAACCAGGCATGCTTGTTTCGGTATTAGAAGCCTTTGAGGATATTGGGCTTAACGTTCTGGACGCTAGGGTTTCATGTACCGACTCCTTTAGCTTGCATGCCACGGGAGTCGAGGTAATTAACAAATCAATTAGCAGAGAAACGTATTCATATACGATCAATTCTATGTCATAGTTATAACTACTTGCCAATATATATGTTTCGGACTGTATTTGTATGAAGTACTTTTTTTTTTTTGCCAAGAATATATGAAGTACTTACTACAGACGATCTGATGTTGCGATAGTGTGTGTCGTCATATGTTGTTATGAAATCTCATATGGTTTTACTTACCAATATGAATGTTTGTGCTTTTGCTAATGAAAATTTTAAAATAATATATGGTAGATTATAAAATGAAGGTGGCAATCTCAACAAACACGGATACAAAAAATATATAAACAATTTTTAGGTCGATATGTGAGTGTTGGAACATAAAAATTGTTTAGTGATTACGCACCTTTACTAATTGCAGAATGAAGATGGAGAAGGTATGGATTCCGAAGCAGTGAAACAAGCAGTGACAGATGCAATCAGAAGCTGGAGTGAAAGCAATGATCTACAGATCAGCTAGATTGACCCACATTTTCTTTAATTCTCTTTATTATATTTTATTTATGCAAAATTATAATAACACAATTTCTATAGTAATCCTGCTTTTTTCTTCGTTTGTTCATCTTGTAGCCCATAATTTTCTCCTAGAAAGGGGATAATGAAGATAAATCAATTGTATGTTACTGCTATTTATCTCACACAATTAAGCAATAGAAAAATACGTATTCAATTTTCAAAGTATAGTCAAATACATACCAACTGAGACTGTTAAAAGTACTTGTTCTTATTTTCCTTTGTGTGTTAAAAATTAGTTCTTTAAATAAGAATATCAGAAAATCGAAGACGCTTAGCATTGTTTTGAATTTGCTAGAGAAAACTAAAATTATTTCGGATGTGATCAGATGATATTAGAGAGCTTATTCTATACCACAGAAGAAGACAAACAATTTTTGTTCACGTGAGCAAAATAACTCCAGAAAAACTGGAATGTAAAAACGTACAAATACATACATCCTACACGTTCTCCCCACGATTTCCTATTTGCTTAATCATGATGCTGTTTGATAATCTGATTGTTGACAAAACAAAATTGTGATAATTTGATTTACGTTAGCATACTGAAATTTACAAGAGGAAAATATTACATTAGTGCTACTGCTCAATCCGGAGAATATCCCATCTAACAAAGAAATCGATTTGAAACATGTATTTTGGTATATATAGTTTTATTTGATAATGAAAAAATGAATCCACACTGAACTAAAACTTTTAAATAAAAAAATTTATATACAACATTTATTTAATATTTTTTATCAGGGTCGTCCAAATCATCTTGAGAAGGTAATCTACTGGGGCTCCTGGAAAACCCCAATCTAGGTGAGCCACTTGAAGACAGAAGAAGTCCAGAGAACCTGCCTGAATCGTATTTTCTGTCCTTTGTCAGCTGAAATATTTGATTCGGAAAACAAACACCACGTCAGGTGAGGCAATAATAAACATTGTCATTTAGCACTTGCAATGAGCAAGGCACATAAGAAGCATAAAAAACCTTGTGCCCAACAGAGTATTGGTTGATGAATTCAGAAGGAGATTCTCCTCTTTCGGAGTTAGGTTCATTATGTACAGGGACGATGCCGACTTAGGGAGGAGGTGACGAAACGCAAAACTGCTGCGAAGTTGTGGGAGATGGAGGTTCTATGTGTGAAGAAGACGAGTCTAGACAAAAGGGTTTTGTTTTTGGAAAATATTATACATTTTCCTATTAAATTAATCCAATGGCAATGTTGTTAATAATAAAAGGAAGCCTGGTTTTTTTGTATTTTCGTCACCCCTGTGTATTCCAGTAATTAAGAAAGTTTATGAGTTAGTATAGTCATTATATGTATTATTTGAGTCATAGGTAACTAGAGGCCGAGCCCCGCGCAAGCGCGAAGTTATTTGTGTATGTTGTTGATGTTCAGTTTTACTTAGTGTTAGCGTTGTTAGTTATGTTGTTCTTACACTTGTGTTGGTGCGTGCAGTTATTTGGTAAAGCAGAGGGTCGGAGGTGGTGGAATTAGTAGGGAGGCAGCTGTTTGTTGTTGATTACGTGTATGACGCTTTGTGAACGAAGACCAGTTGATACATATATATTTTTTGTATTTAGTTGTCTGCATCCCAATTCCCACCTTTGTTTTGTTTTGGTGACTATTGGATTTTAGTTGGTTTCTTTGTTGCATTGTTTAACGTCGATGCCATGTAACTATCTGAACATGTTCTCATGCATGAAGCAAAAGACATGCTTATTTTCACGAAATGCAAAGACCCATCAACGTTCTCCTTTATTTAAAAATCAAGTAATTCTTCTCCTGGTGGGAGATAGTTTGCAGATAATTAAAGACAACCAAAGTTGAAAGTAGGAAAAAACATACGAAAATAGTTATTTCATTGACACATAAGCTAAGTGGGGATGACGGTTTGATGGACTTGAAACAATCACTCACGTGCCTCTTTTCTTCGTTTTCAAAGCTTGGCATTGCTTCATCAACTTCTTCGGCTCTCCTGGGCACATGAACCGTGTAGCTAACAGTTGCTGCTGGTAGTATAGATTGGGAATCCACGTCTAGAGTTTTGTTGCTGCTGGCAGTCTGAAACACAGTTGTACGTGTGTGTTATATTAGATGATGTTATTCTGTTAGATATATGCATGAAAGTACTATATTCAGCATAAAATTTTTAGCATCAACATGTTTCTTGAGAAAAAATAGATGACTATCCCTAAATATTTTTTGGACTGGCCGTGGTGACCACCATGACAAACTGGGTTATATCATCTGAGTTCATAAGACCCCTAAAGGGGCCGCATCATCGTCAGTCACACAAAGCAAGTATACGACCACTGTACTGGTGTATGAGATTATATAAGTTTTCTTAAAGCAAGAGCAAATGGATAAAAACATGAGAACTATGTGAAAGCGGGCTTGGGTCAATGAGAATAAAACATACCATAAGCCGAGTCGTTGTTGAGTCGTTTTTGAGGTTAGTGTCTAGCAGAAAACGTTTTTGGCCAACAACATCTGAAAGTTAACAAATGGAATTAAGAATCAGTAGCTAATAGATGTCAAAAAAAAAAAAAAATCAGTAGCTAATATGAATGTACGGTGTTGGAGAAATTTGACTGTGATATATAAAACTATACCGGGGGTTCTAAGTTTGTGTTTGCAAGAGCCTGGAGATGATCAAACCTCTGTCCATCTTCCAACTTCAAACCTATCATCTACGATCGCTGCCGTCCATTAAAGATTGTCGGTAAGAAGAGTTAAATATGTAGACCAATAGTTTTAGTTTTTATGAAATNNNNNNNNNNNNNNNNNNNNNNNNNNNNNNNNNNNNNNNNNNNNNNNNNNNNNNNNNNNNNNNNNNNNNNNNNNNNNNNNNNNNNNNNNNNNNNNNNNNNNNNNNNNNNNNNNNNNNNNNNNNNNNNNNNNNNNNNNNNNNNNNNNNNNNNNNNNNNNNNNNNNNNNNNNNNNNNNNNGATGGCAATAGCATCAGAGACAGACATGCTCAACAATTGAAAAAAAACAGTGCTGGTAGATATGAGAGGTTGGACTCCTGAATCTAGCATGACTTATATATAGCGAAGCCGTTCGTATCAGTTATGAGACGCTAGCGTTTTTGATGGTGTGCGTAAAGAGGGGGAGATGAAGAGATAGAGGGAGACTAAGAGTTCCATGGATTTGATTGGAGAAGTTTAGACAGTAGGGTCTGTGTATTGGAGGGGAGGCACAGGATTGGGAAAACCATAGGTCTCAGTCGAAGACAATGAGCTGACGACTTGCAGGCTTTTTAGGGCCAGTTTTATGGTTTATTAAGATAGGTTTAGGCTTTAATCAAATGTATAACCTGATGTAATAGATGGACTAGTGAGTTTAAAAAATAAGCCCACAAATCAATCAGCAAATAATAGAGAACGTGATTTGTAAATCATTTTATTTATTTGTGGGACATTATTAAACCGACCTTCATAAATCAACATTATAATGAGCCCGTTTCAAGGCTCCTCAACGCGCCACGTCAGTATTTTGTGGGCTCCACCTTTTAAAAAAATGAAAAAGTGTCAAGCCCATAGTTCGAACCCGGGTTATTGACATATAAACACCAACATTTGAAACTGACTCATTATAATGTTGATTTCTCATTATTTTATCATGTGATTTAATTTTAATGTTAAAAATAAAATCAAACTAATGAAACAATGACAGTTGTCTTTATAGTACCTCAAATTTCAGTGAACGTTTCTTAAAAGACGATTCTCTTTGTTTCTACTCCCTTTTTTTTGCCAACTGAGGTTTCTACTCCCTCTCCCATACTTTTTTTTTTCTTAATATTATTTTTGTTTAGAAACTCTCTATCTAGAAAAATGAATAAAGTATTACATAGTAAGAGAGAGAAAAGTAAAAACAATAGAAACGTCCCTTTATGTGGAAACTCTCACATCATCGAAATTATCATGCCACTTGCCACGCTCTCATTCACACACTTTTGTT
Proteins encoded in this window:
- the LOC106337772 gene encoding transcription factor bHLH61 — encoded protein: MDPREKKRGSLKEKFQLLRSITNSHAENDTSIIMDASKYIKKLKKKVERFKGDTTAGQSSSEPTDPTIPMVTVETLEKGFMINVLAGKNQPGMLVSVLEAFEDIGLNVLDARVSCTDSFSLHATGVENEDGEGMDSEAVKQAVTDAIRSWSESNDLQIS